Genomic segment of Microbacterium hydrocarbonoxydans:
CGCGAGACCCCGAACGCGGACAGATAGCTGTACGCCGCCCGCGAACGACGGAGGAAACCTGTGGATCGAACCCGGCCCGCGAGGCTCGGACTCGGAGTCTGGGCGCTCGTCGTCGCGCTGGTCGCGCTCGTCGTCCTGACGTTCCTGCCGACGCCCTACGTGATCCAGCGGCCGGGACCCGTCTATGACACGCTCGGGACCGCGGCGGATGCTGACGGAGAGCAGGTGCCGCTCATCAACATCGAAGGGGCGGAGACGTTCGAGACCGCGGGCACGCTCGACCTCACCACGGTGCAGGTGGTCGGAAACCGCGAGCGCACCCCCAGCTGGTTCGAGCTCGCACTCGCATGGACCGACAGCTCGAGAGCGGTGGTGCCGCTCGACTCGGTCTTCCCCGAGGGGGTCACCACCGAGCAGCGTGACGAGCGCAACGCCACGCTCATGGTCGATTCGCAGCACGAGGCGACGGCGGCCGCTTTGAACGCGCTGGGTTATGACACGGGCGCGCAGGTCGCTGTGGTCGACGTGCTCGACGGCTCACCCGCGCAGGGAGCCCTCGAGCCCGACGACATCGTGACGGCAGTCGGCGGCACGCCGGTGGTCTCGGCCAAGCAGCTGCGGCAGGCCATCCAGGACGCCGGGGGAGACCCGGTCATGCTCACGGTGCTGCGGGGCGGCGCGGAGCAGACGGTCGAGGTCACGCCCGAGAAGCAGGTCGAGGGCGACGTGACGACCTGGCTGATCGGCGTCACTCTGCGCACCGACTACGACTTCGAGATCGACGTCACCCTGCAGCTCGACAACGTCGGCGGTCCGAGTGCGGGGATGATGTTCGCCCTCGGCATCGTCGACACCCTCACCCCGGGCGAGCTCAACGGCGGCGAGAACATCGCGGGCACCGGCACGATCGAAGCCGACGGCACCGTCGGCCCGATCGGGGGCATCCGCCAGAAGCTCTACGGTGCGCGCGACGCGGGTGCCTCGTTCTTCCTCGCACCGGAGTCGAACTGCGACGAGGTGGTCGGGCATGTGCCCGACGGGCTCACGGTGATCAGCACGGAGACGCTGGACGATTCCCTCGCCGCGCTCGACGTGATCGCCGACGGCGGAGAGCTCGACTCGCTGCCGAGTTGCGACGTCGTGACCTCGCCGTGACCGGGATGACAGCCGCAGCACAGTAAGGCATGCCTAGGATGGAACGGTGACCTCGACTTCTGCACCGAACCCGGCCACTCCCCGAACCTCGCGAAGAATCTTCGGCATCTCGTTGGCGATCATCGCCGCGCTGATCGCCGTCTTCTTCGTCTTCGCGTCGTTCTACACCGAATTCCTCTGGTTCGACCAGGTGGGCTTCGCGGGAGTTCTCACCACCCAGTGGTTCGCCACGGCGGTGATGTTCGTCGTCGGTTTCCTCGGCATGGCCGTGCCGCTGTTCGTCGCGATCCAGCTGGCGTATCGACTCCGCCCCGTCTACGTGCGGCTGAGCTCGCAGCTCGATCGCTATCAGGAGGTCATCGAGCCGCTCCGTCGCCTCGCGATGTGGGGCATGCCGATCTTCTTCGGTCTCTTCGCCGGATTCTCGGCCGCGAGCCAGTGGAAGACGGTCTGGCTGTGGGCGAACGGCGTCGCCACCGACACGGTCGACCCGCAGTTCGGTCTCGACACCGGGTTCTACATGTTCGCGGTGCCGTTCTACTCCATCCTGCTCGCGTTCGTCTCCGCCGTGCTGCTGCTCACCTTGATCGTGACCGCACTGGTCTCGTACCTCTACGGCTCGGTCCGCATCGGCCAGGGTGAGCTGCGCATCTCGAAGCCGGCGCGCATCCAGCTCGCCGTCGTCGCGGGTCTCTACCTGCTGGTGCAGGCGGCGAGCCTGTGGCTCGACCGCTACAAGACGCTCTTCGCTCAGGACGACCGGATCGTCGGCCCCGCCTACACGGGCGTCAATGCGACGATCCCGGGCCTCGCGATCCTCGCGATCATCGCCGCTCTCGTGGCGATCCTCTTCTTCGTCACTGCGGTGATCGGCCGCTGGCGCTTCCCGCTCGCGGCGACCGCACTGCTGATCGTCGCATCGCTGGTCGTGGGAGTCGGCTTCCCGTGGGCCGTGACCACTTTCCAGGTGCGACCGAACCAGAACGCCTACCAGGCGGAGTTCTACCAGAAGAACATCGACGGCACGAAGGAGGCGTACGGGGTCGCAGACCTCGAGACCACGCCGTTCGAGGCCGAGACCGATGCCGAGGCGGGACAGCTGCGGGAGGATGCCGAGACCACCGCGTCGATCCGCATCGTCGACCCCGCCGTGATCAGCCCGGCCGTGCGCCAGCTCGAGCAGTATCGCGGCTACTACCAGTTCCAGGAGAACCTCGACGTCGATCGCTATGA
This window contains:
- a CDS encoding PDZ domain-containing protein, coding for MDRTRPARLGLGVWALVVALVALVVLTFLPTPYVIQRPGPVYDTLGTAADADGEQVPLINIEGAETFETAGTLDLTTVQVVGNRERTPSWFELALAWTDSSRAVVPLDSVFPEGVTTEQRDERNATLMVDSQHEATAAALNALGYDTGAQVAVVDVLDGSPAQGALEPDDIVTAVGGTPVVSAKQLRQAIQDAGGDPVMLTVLRGGAEQTVEVTPEKQVEGDVTTWLIGVTLRTDYDFEIDVTLQLDNVGGPSAGMMFALGIVDTLTPGELNGGENIAGTGTIEADGTVGPIGGIRQKLYGARDAGASFFLAPESNCDEVVGHVPDGLTVISTETLDDSLAALDVIADGGELDSLPSCDVVTSP